GAGGCGTGGACGCAACCCTTGGCGCTACGGCTGCCCGCCCGGTTCCGGCGCCGGCGGGTTGTAGAAGAGAATGCGCTGGCAACTGGGACAGAGGTTCACACGCTCGTTGCGCAGCACCTCGTTCCAGAGTTGTGGTGGAAGGTTCATGTAACAGGCTTGGCAGATGGCCGACGACACCTCCACCACCGCCGTGCCGCCACGCCGATTGAACAGCAACTCGTAGCGGCCCACCAGATCGTCGTTCAGCCGTGACGCGGTGGCCGCGCGCTGGTCGCGCGTCTGGTCGATCTTGTGCTCCAGTTCCGCGATCTCTCGCTCCAAGGGGCCTTTTCTCTCATTCCAGTCGTTCTGAAGGGCGTTCAGTTCCTCTTCCTTCTCCTTGAGGACCCTTTCCTGTTCCTCCAGGTCGGTCATCACCTCGAGCAGTTCCTCTTCCAGAATGGCGTTGGACTCCTTGATGACACCGATCTCCCGCTGCAGGGCCTGGAGCTCCTTGAGATTCTTCACATGGCTCATGCGCATGCGCTTGTCGGTGGCCTTCCGGCTCGCGTCGTGGATGACGTGCTCCTTGTCGCGGCGCACGCGGTCCCGCTCCTCCCAACTCTCCCTCAAGATCTTGACCTCGGCCGCCAGCTTGGTGATATCGCGGTCACGGCTCTCCATTTCCTCACGCCGTTCGGTCTGCGCGTCCTTGTGCTCCTTCACTTCGAGATCGATGCCTTGCAGAACCGCGAGTGTTTCCAACTGCTCACGCAACACGATAACCTCCCGTCGGCGGCCCTCCGATAAAAAAAGGAACCGCCCCCGTGGGTGCAGTTCCTTCTTGGCCGTTCAGGCTATCCGCCCGTATCCGATAGATTCGTCGTCTCATTCCTGAATGGGAGGGTATCGACATTTGACTGGATTGTCAAAGGCGGCGTGCGCGGAGTGAGTCACAGGCCCAGCTTGCCGGGATTCATGATGGCGTTGGGATCCAGGCGGCGCTTGAGCGAGCGCATCAACTCGAGGCTTGGGCCATGCTCGCGGACCATGAAGGGCGCCAGCTTGACGCCCACGCCGTGGCAGTATTCCACGGACCCGCCGTGAGAATGCACGCGCTCCAGGAGGGCCCCGATCGCGTCGCCCAGTTCGGCCCGCGCCCGGTCGCCCCCCTCCTTCGCGAGCCGCAGGGAGAACAATTCCGGGCCGGTCCAGAGCCCGCTCTCCCGGAGCCGCACGCCCCGCGCCGCGGCCAGGGCGATGGCCTCCCGCCGGAAGGCCAGCACCCGCGACGCCGGCAGGGCCACGTGGACCCAATCCTGGTGTACGCCGCCCCGGCCGCGCTTGCGGCGCTCGCCCCGGTTCGCGGCGAAGCGCCGGGCCGCGGAGTGGCGTTCGCGCCAGAAACGCTCCGCCCGCTCGGCCGCCAGTGTCCGGGCGCCACGGCGCCGACAGGCGTCCAGCGCCACGCCTTCTTCCGCGGCCGTCAGCTCGGCGTTCCCTTCAAAGCCCAGGTACAAAATCGCGGTTCCTTCCGGATCCTCGGTCTCGTCGCCGTAGTCGAGGAGGATCGGCCGGCATCCGGCCCGGGTCAGGTCGCGCACCGCCTCGAAGCCCGCGGCGAAGGAATCGAACCGCAAGGCATGAAGGGAGCGGGTCTCGGGGACCGGGAAGACACGGAGCGTGACCTCGGTGAGGATGCCGAAGCAGCCTTCGCCGCCGATGAACAGGTGCTTGAGATCGAGTCCGGTGGAGCGTTTGCTTACCGCGGGTGTGCGGCACACCTCGCCCTGCGGCAGCACCGCCTCCAGCCCCAGCACCTGGCTCCCCATGGAGCCGTACTTGCCGCCTCGGTAGCCGAGACTGTCGGTGGAGACGGTGCCGCCCACCGTGGCCACCGGCAGGGTCCAGGGGTCGTGCCCCAGCATGAGTCCCGAGCCGCGCAGCTCCGCATCGACGGTCTCCAGCACGGCCCCGGCCTGGACCCGGGCGGTGAGCGAGTCCGCGTCGATGTCCAGGACGGCCTTCATCCGGCGCAGGTCCACGACGATGCCCGGCACAAGCGAGGCGGCCGCGCCCATAAGCCCGGAGCCGCCGCCGTAGGGAACCACCGGGACCCGGACCTCGTTGGCCAGCCGCACCACGCCCTGGACCTCGGCGGTGTCGGCGGGCGTGCAGACGCACAGGGGATGAACGGGGACGATGGGGTGCGCGGGGTGGATGCGGCTGTGGCTCAGGGCGTCCCAGGCGTACAGATCCAGGTCGGCGGGGTCGGTGAGGACGGCGCCTTGGCCGAGCAGGTCAACGAGCCGGCCGATCGCGCCGGCATGTCCGTGGTTGGCGTGCCCGGCCATGTGCGCTGCCTTGGACGTCAGTGCATGTTCTGGCCGCCATCCACCACCAGGGTCTGACCGGTCATGAAGTCGGCCAGGGGCGAGGCCATGAACAGCACGCCGCCGACGAGGTCCTGGGGCACCTGGACCCGCTTGATGGCGCGTTGCCCGATATTGCTCTGACGCATCTTGAGGATCTCCTCGGTGGGGTCCACCTCGGACAGCGTCGACCCGGGGCACAGGATGTTGACCTGGATGTTGTCGTCCCCCACCTCCCGCGCCAGGGTGCGGCTGAAGCCCATGACGCCCGCCTTGGAGGCCACGTAGTGAATGCGTCCGGGAGGGCCGGAGAGCGCGGTGCCGGAGGCCACGTTGATGATCTTGCCGGACTTCTGCTGGCGCATCTGCGGCAGCACCGCGCGACAGCAAAGGAACACGCCCTTGAGATTCACCGACATGAGCTTGTCCCATTCCTCGATGCTGATCTCCTCGATGCGGCCCCGGTTCATGGGAATGGTGGCGAAGATCGACGCGTTGTTTATAAGCACGTCCACCCGGCCGAACTGCTCGACGGTCTTGGCCACCATTTCCTTGGTGGAGTCGTCGTCGGACACGTCCACCTGCACCGCCAGCGAACCCGCCTCGCTCATCTTGCCCAGCTCGGCGGCCACCTGCTCCGCCGCGCCCTTGTCGATGTCGGCCACCACCACGCGCGAACCGGACTTGGTAAACCCTTCGCAATACGCCTTGCCGATACCGTGCCCGCCACCCGTGACGATCACCACTTTGCCCTGCAAACCTTCGATCATGAGTGCTCCTCTCCGGCCGCCGCGTCACCGCGACGGCTCCTGTGGACGCGAAGTTTTCTGGCACTGCTCTATCGGGAAACCGCGGCGACTGTCAAGCAACGCGGAAGGGCGGAAACCCCGTTCCGGCGGTGCCGGCGTCCCGGATTTCCAGCCTCCCGGCATGTTTGCGAGCGCGGAAATTGAACCCCCCAACAAATCGTGTTAACGCAACTCCGATGGCGCGATATCGAGTAGCGGTGGACACCGGCGGGACCTTCTCCGACTTCGTATTCTTCAACGAGGACAGCGGCGAGATCAGCATCACCAAGGTGCCCTCGACCCCGAAAGAACCGTTCGAGGCGGTGCTCAACGGGGTCCGGGAGCTGCTCGACCAGGGCGTCTCCGCGGGCGACGTGAGCTTCTTCTCCCACGGCACCACCGTGGGCACCAACGCCCTCCTGGAGGAGAAGGGAGCGGTCACCGGGCTCTTGGTGACCGAGGGTTTCCGCGGCATCTACGAGGTCATGGAGCAGAGCCGGGGCTACGGGCCGGTGACCTACGACCTGTTCTTCGAGAAGCCGCGCCTGCTGGCCGCTCCCTACACCACCGAGGAGGTCCGCGAGCGCGTGGACTTCCAGGGCAACGCGCTCACGCCGGTGGACCCGGCGCAGGCGGCGGAGGCCATCCGCCGGCTCAAGGCCAAGGGCGTCGAGTCCGTGGCCGTGTGCTTCCTGTTCTCCTTCCTGAACCTCGACCACGAGCTGGCCGTCAAGGAGGTCATGGCCGAGGAGTTCCCGGAGGCGAGCCTGTCGCTGTCGTGCGAGGTACTGCCGCAGATCCGCGAGTTCTACCGCATGAGCACGACGGTCATCAACGCGTACATCGCGCCGGTGATGAGCCGTTACCTGGGCCTGTTGGAGACGCGCCTGCGGGAGATGGGGGTGACGACGCCGCAGCTCTACATCATGCAGTCCAACGGCGGCGTCTCGACATTCAAGACCTCCGCGCGCATCCCCGTGGCCACGGTGCTCTCCGGCCCCGCGGGCGGCGTGATCTCGTCGCTGGGGGCCAGCGGCAAGGTAGGCATCGACAACATCATCACCTTCGACATGGGCGGCACCAGTTGCGACGTGGCGCTGATCCACCAGGGGCGCCCGGTGGTCACCACCCAGGGGCGCATCAACCAACGGCCCATCAGCCTGCCCATGCTCGACATCCACACGGTGAGCGCCGGCGGCGGCACCATCGCGCGCATCGACTCCGTCGGCGCGCTCCAGGTAGGCCCCGACAGCGCGGGGGCCGACCCCGGCCCCATCTGCTACGACCGGGGCGGCGAGAACACCACCGTCACCGACGCCAACGTCATTCTGGGCGTGCTGGACCCCGACCACTTCCTCGGCGGCCGGCTCCAACTCGACAAGGCCAAGGCCGAGAGGCTGGTGGAGGAGAGTATCGCCAAGCCCCTGGGGCTGAGCCTCCACGAGGCCGCCGACGGCATCCTCCGGATCATCAACGTGAAAATGGAGGAGGCCATCAAGGCGGTGTCGTCCCAGCGCGGCTACGACATCCGGGAGTTCACCCTGGTGGCCTTCGGCGGCGCCGGCCCCATGCACGCGGGGCGGCTGGCTTTGGACCTGGGCATCCCCACTTTGCTGGTGCCGCTGACGCCCGGGGTCAACTCGGCGCTGGGCCTCTTGATGTCGGACGTGAAGCACGACCACATGCGCTCCAAGCTGGCGCCGATGCAGGAACTCGAGCCCGGCGACATCAACGCCTTGTTCGACCAGCTCATGCAGCAGGCGCGGGAAGAGCTTTACGAAGAGGGCTTCTCGGACGGGGACATCGTGCTGACACCGTACCTTGACCTGCGCTACGCCGGACAGGGCTACGAGCTGACGGTGCCGTGTCCGTACCCGCCGCTCGGCCCCGAGGACATGGAGCTGGCGCAGCAACGCTTCCACGAGGTGCACGAGCAGGCCCACGGCCACAAGGCCGAGTCCGAGCCGGTGGAGCTGGTGAGCGTGCGGCTGGTATCCGAGGGACGCGTGCCGCAGACCCGGCTGTCGCCGTTCCAGGCCACGGGGGCAACCGTGGACGACGCCCGCACCGGCGAGCGCCGAATCTTCTTCGGACGCGACCTCGGCGTTCAGGACTGTCCCATCTACGACCGGGACCGCCTGGAGCCGGGACACGAGCTGGACGGCCCCGCGGTGGTGGAGCAGATGGACACCACCACCGTCATTCACCCGGAACAGCAGGCGCGGGTGGACGACTACAAGAACTTGATCATCACCGCGAAGGGCTAGTGTGGTGGCGTCCTGAGCGTAGCGTAGCGAAGTCGAAGGACGCCATCTCGGACGACGGCAACCGACTCAAGACGGTGCACAAAACGCAGGCCAGGGGCCCGCGGAAAGAAGACCCATGGCACATCCCCAATCCACGTTGACAGCCGCCGCCGCGGACCCCATCACCCTTCAGGTGATCCAGGCGCGGCTGGCCGGCATCGTGCAGGAGATGCAGAACTCGCTCTTCCGCACCGGCTTCTCCACCATCATCCGCGAGTCCCAGGACGCGAGCTGCGCCCTGCTCACCTGCGACGGCGAGGTGGCGGCGCAGCACGTGGTGCTGCCGCTGCACATGGGGGCGTTCCCGGCGTGTGCCCAGGGCGTGCTGCGGAACTATCCACCGGAGGAGATCCACGAGGGCGACGCCTACATCACCAACCACCCCTACCTGGGCGGAAGCCCCCACGCCCCGGACATGTGCGTAATGACGCCGATCTTCTTCGACGGCGAGTGGGTAGGATTTTCCGCCACCATGGCGCACAAGAGCGACATCGGCGGCCCCGTGCCCGGGAGCTGCTGGAGCCAGGCCCGGGAGGTGTACCAGGAAGGGCTGCAAGTGCCGCCGGTCAAGTACATCGACCGCTTCAAGACCAGCAAGGACATCGAGGAGATTATCGGCTGCAACAGCCGCACACCCGAGCTGGTGGTGGGCGACATCCGCGGACAGGTGGGGGCGGCACGGTTGGGTGAGCGGCGCTTCGGGGAGATGATGGCCAAGTACGGGCGCGAGACCGTGCTCGCGTGCTACGACCGGCTGTTCCAGCTCACCGAGGAACGTGTGCGCAACGAGATCGCCACCTGGCCCGACCAGAGCGCCGAGGGCGAGCGCTTCCTGGACAGCGACGGCATCGACCTGGACAAGCCGGTGCGCATCCGCGTGCGCATCGACAAGAAAGGCGACCGGCTGCTGTTCGACTTCACCGGCAGCGCGGACCAGACCCGCGGCCCGGCCAACATCCGGCCGTCGGTGGTGCGGGCGGCGTGCTCCTATTGCCTCACCGCCCTCACCGACCCGGCGCTGCCCACCAATCAGGGCCTGGCGCGGGTGGTGGAGGTCAACTGCCCCGAGGGCAGTGTCCTCAACCCGCGCTTCCCGGCGCCGGTGAACACCTACAATCCCACGGTGCACGCCCTGGTGGAGGCCCTGTTCGAGGCCCTGAGCCAGCTCACCCCGGTCAAGAAGATCGCCGACGGCTGCGCCAGCCGCTCCATCATCATCGGCGGCAGGAACGAGAAGACCGGCCGCAGCTACGTACAGTACGAAATCTTCGGCGGCGGCTCCGGCGCCCGCACCGGCAAGGACGGCGTGTCCGGCACCAACGTCAACCAGTCCAACGCGCGCATCGCCCCCATCGAAATCATCGAGTCCGAGTTCTCCACCCGCCTGCGCCGCTTCGAGCTGGTGCGCGACTCGGGCGGCGCCGGCCGGTTCCGCGGCGGCCTGGGCTTCGTGCGCGAGTACGAGTTCCTGAACCCCGAGGGCCGCTTCTCGCTTCGTTCCACCAAGCACGTGATCGCCCCCAAGGGCGTGGAAGGCGGCGGCAACGGCCGCACCGGCAAGGGCATCCTCAACCCCGGCGCCGAGGAAGAGCGGGAGATCCCCTCCCGCTGCTCCGACGTCGCCGTGCGCCGGGCCGACGTCTTCCGCCTGGAGACCCCGGGAGGCGGGGGCTTGGGCGAGCCCCTGGAACGCGACACCAGGGCCGTGCTGCGGGACGTCAGTAACGGCTACGTCTCGCCGGAGAACGCGCTGGAGGTCTACGGCGTGGCCGTAGAGGAGGCCGGCGGCGCGTTTGTGCTGGACGAGGCGCGAACCGAGGCCGCGCGGCGGGAACGGGCGCAAGCTGGCGACGAAAGCCGTTGAAGCGACACTGGCGCCGACCCCTTCGATTCGTCATTCCCGCGGAAGCGGGAATCCAGGGGCGGTGGTGGGGCACCGCAGCGGCGTATTCCCCGCCTCCCCACCCCTGGATTCCCGCTTCCGCGGGAATGACGAATCGAGGAGGTCGGCCTCATTCGGGGTCGAGGGCAAGCCTTCGCGGGAATGATGGAGGGAGCGCGCGAGTGACGCCTGGAGGACAGACATGACCGCCGACCCCATCACCGTCCAGGTGATCCGCGCCGCGCTGGACGGCATCGTGCAGGAAATGCAGACGTCCCTCTTCCGCACGGGCTTCTCCACCATCATCCGCGAGTCCCACGACGCCAGTTGCGCCATCCTGAACACCAAAGCCGAGGTCATCGCCCAGCACGTGGTGCTGCCGCTCCACATGGGGGCCTTCCCGGCCTGCGCCGAGGGCCTGCTCGAACGGTTTTCCCCCGACGATTTGCAGGAGGGCGACGCCTACATCGTCAACCACCCCTACCGCGGCGGCAGCCCCCATGCTCCGGACATGGGCGTGCTGACGCCCGTCTTTTTCCAAGGCGAGTGGGTGGGCTTCTGCGCCAGCATGGCCCACAAGAGCGACATCGGCGGCACGGTGCCGGGCAGCGGCTCGGGCACGGCGAGAGAGATCTTCCAGGAGGGCCTGCACCTGCCGGCGGTGAAGTTCATGGACGCGGGCCGGCCGGTGCGCGAGCTGGAGTGGTTCATCCACGCCAACAGCCGCACGCCGGAGGTGGTGGTGGGCGACATCCGCGGCCAGGTGGGCGCCAACCGGCTGGGCGAACGGCGCATGGACGAGTTGCTGGAGAAGTACGGCAAGCCCACGGTCATCGCCGCCACCGAGGAGTTGGCGGGTCACGCCGAGCGGCGGCTGCGGCAGGTCATCGCTTCCTGGCCCGACGGCCGCTACCAGGGCGAGGCGTGCGTCGACAACGACGGTATCGACCTCGACACGCCCGTGCGTATCCGCGTCACCGTGGAGAAGACCGGCGACCGCATCTTGTTCGACTTCTCGGACTGCGGCCCCCAGACCACCGGCCCGGCCAACATCCGCCCGCCCCTGGTCCGCGCCTGCTGCTACTACTGCCTCATCGCCCTCGTGGACCCGTTCCTGCCCATCAACCAGGGTCTGGCGCGGGTGGTGGAAACCCGCTTCCGCCAGGGCACCGTGGTGTGCCCCGACTTCCCCGCCGCGGTCAACGCCTACATGCCCACCGCGCTGGTAGTAGCCGAGGCCGTGCTCCAGGCCATGAGCACCCTGGTCCCCGACAAGACCATCGCCGAGGGCTCCGGCAGCGGCGCCATCGCCCTGGGCGGCCGCGCACGTGACGGCAAGCGCAGCTACGTCCAGTACGAAATCTTCGCCGGCGGCGTCGGCGGCCGCAACGGCAAGGACGGCGCCTCCGCCACCTCCTTCCACCTGAGCAACGGCAAGATCGCCCCAGTGGAGATCATCGAGTCCGAGTTCCCCACCCGGGTCGAGCGCTTCGAGCTCCTGCAAGACTCCGGCGGCCCTGGCCGCCACCGCGGCGGCCTCGGCTTCGTCCGCGAATACCGCATCCTCCAGGACGAGGTGC
Above is a genomic segment from Deltaproteobacteria bacterium containing:
- a CDS encoding C4-type zinc ribbon domain-containing protein, with translation MLREQLETLAVLQGIDLEVKEHKDAQTERREEMESRDRDITKLAAEVKILRESWEERDRVRRDKEHVIHDASRKATDKRMRMSHVKNLKELQALQREIGVIKESNAILEEELLEVMTDLEEQERVLKEKEEELNALQNDWNERKGPLEREIAELEHKIDQTRDQRAATASRLNDDLVGRYELLFNRRGGTAVVEVSSAICQACYMNLPPQLWNEVLRNERVNLCPSCQRILFYNPPAPEPGGQP
- a CDS encoding FAD-binding oxidoreductase, with the protein product MAGHANHGHAGAIGRLVDLLGQGAVLTDPADLDLYAWDALSHSRIHPAHPIVPVHPLCVCTPADTAEVQGVVRLANEVRVPVVPYGGGSGLMGAAASLVPGIVVDLRRMKAVLDIDADSLTARVQAGAVLETVDAELRGSGLMLGHDPWTLPVATVGGTVSTDSLGYRGGKYGSMGSQVLGLEAVLPQGEVCRTPAVSKRSTGLDLKHLFIGGEGCFGILTEVTLRVFPVPETRSLHALRFDSFAAGFEAVRDLTRAGCRPILLDYGDETEDPEGTAILYLGFEGNAELTAAEEGVALDACRRRGARTLAAERAERFWRERHSAARRFAANRGERRKRGRGGVHQDWVHVALPASRVLAFRREAIALAAARGVRLRESGLWTGPELFSLRLAKEGGDRARAELGDAIGALLERVHSHGGSVEYCHGVGVKLAPFMVREHGPSLELMRSLKRRLDPNAIMNPGKLGL
- a CDS encoding 3-oxoacyl-ACP reductase FabG, yielding MIEGLQGKVVIVTGGGHGIGKAYCEGFTKSGSRVVVADIDKGAAEQVAAELGKMSEAGSLAVQVDVSDDDSTKEMVAKTVEQFGRVDVLINNASIFATIPMNRGRIEEISIEEWDKLMSVNLKGVFLCCRAVLPQMRQQKSGKIINVASGTALSGPPGRIHYVASKAGVMGFSRTLAREVGDDNIQVNILCPGSTLSEVDPTEEILKMRQSNIGQRAIKRVQVPQDLVGGVLFMASPLADFMTGQTLVVDGGQNMH
- a CDS encoding hydantoinase/oxoprolinase family protein — encoded protein: MARYRVAVDTGGTFSDFVFFNEDSGEISITKVPSTPKEPFEAVLNGVRELLDQGVSAGDVSFFSHGTTVGTNALLEEKGAVTGLLVTEGFRGIYEVMEQSRGYGPVTYDLFFEKPRLLAAPYTTEEVRERVDFQGNALTPVDPAQAAEAIRRLKAKGVESVAVCFLFSFLNLDHELAVKEVMAEEFPEASLSLSCEVLPQIREFYRMSTTVINAYIAPVMSRYLGLLETRLREMGVTTPQLYIMQSNGGVSTFKTSARIPVATVLSGPAGGVISSLGASGKVGIDNIITFDMGGTSCDVALIHQGRPVVTTQGRINQRPISLPMLDIHTVSAGGGTIARIDSVGALQVGPDSAGADPGPICYDRGGENTTVTDANVILGVLDPDHFLGGRLQLDKAKAERLVEESIAKPLGLSLHEAADGILRIINVKMEEAIKAVSSQRGYDIREFTLVAFGGAGPMHAGRLALDLGIPTLLVPLTPGVNSALGLLMSDVKHDHMRSKLAPMQELEPGDINALFDQLMQQAREELYEEGFSDGDIVLTPYLDLRYAGQGYELTVPCPYPPLGPEDMELAQQRFHEVHEQAHGHKAESEPVELVSVRLVSEGRVPQTRLSPFQATGATVDDARTGERRIFFGRDLGVQDCPIYDRDRLEPGHELDGPAVVEQMDTTTVIHPEQQARVDDYKNLIITAKG
- a CDS encoding hydantoinase B/oxoprolinase family protein yields the protein MAHPQSTLTAAAADPITLQVIQARLAGIVQEMQNSLFRTGFSTIIRESQDASCALLTCDGEVAAQHVVLPLHMGAFPACAQGVLRNYPPEEIHEGDAYITNHPYLGGSPHAPDMCVMTPIFFDGEWVGFSATMAHKSDIGGPVPGSCWSQAREVYQEGLQVPPVKYIDRFKTSKDIEEIIGCNSRTPELVVGDIRGQVGAARLGERRFGEMMAKYGRETVLACYDRLFQLTEERVRNEIATWPDQSAEGERFLDSDGIDLDKPVRIRVRIDKKGDRLLFDFTGSADQTRGPANIRPSVVRAACSYCLTALTDPALPTNQGLARVVEVNCPEGSVLNPRFPAPVNTYNPTVHALVEALFEALSQLTPVKKIADGCASRSIIIGGRNEKTGRSYVQYEIFGGGSGARTGKDGVSGTNVNQSNARIAPIEIIESEFSTRLRRFELVRDSGGAGRFRGGLGFVREYEFLNPEGRFSLRSTKHVIAPKGVEGGGNGRTGKGILNPGAEEEREIPSRCSDVAVRRADVFRLETPGGGGLGEPLERDTRAVLRDVSNGYVSPENALEVYGVAVEEAGGAFVLDEARTEAARRERAQAGDESR
- a CDS encoding hydantoinase B/oxoprolinase family protein — its product is MTADPITVQVIRAALDGIVQEMQTSLFRTGFSTIIRESHDASCAILNTKAEVIAQHVVLPLHMGAFPACAEGLLERFSPDDLQEGDAYIVNHPYRGGSPHAPDMGVLTPVFFQGEWVGFCASMAHKSDIGGTVPGSGSGTAREIFQEGLHLPAVKFMDAGRPVRELEWFIHANSRTPEVVVGDIRGQVGANRLGERRMDELLEKYGKPTVIAATEELAGHAERRLRQVIASWPDGRYQGEACVDNDGIDLDTPVRIRVTVEKTGDRILFDFSDCGPQTTGPANIRPPLVRACCYYCLIALVDPFLPINQGLARVVETRFRQGTVVCPDFPAAVNAYMPTALVVAEAVLQAMSTLVPDKTIAEGSGSGAIALGGRARDGKRSYVQYEIFAGGVGGRNGKDGASATSFHLSNGKIAPVEIIESEFPTRVERFELLQDSGGPGRHRGGLGFVREYRILQDEVRFSMRTDKHALAPQGIAGGHPGGTGGCIINPSAGDERSMPSRFGDQRLKSQDVLRMERPGGGGVGAAFERSPEAVLEDVRQGYVSVERARSDYGVALSSREGEIVLDGAATRQLRGKQDDGSR